A genomic window from Candidatus Glassbacteria bacterium includes:
- a CDS encoding outer membrane beta-barrel protein has product MKKISFLFAFFMVLHVNSLEAQIAGKRWFAEISAGGGKIYGPVLMEKFDLRNTLSLELGYMLTDNIGLIPVAVSFDRFSGFEGFFGDSIRSSVVEFRRRESKISPYSQISWPPLSPPESITATRIRMKSFSYSPGLLFVIPASAELRGYARLGVIYNSSRLYIENTITGNDNFGLKGPHKQSSKNPGYYLGGGIEYVLWRRYALNGSGSYTHIFTGRKGGNPEIDSLDDLEFYFAGTRNEGLKLTSYPGSRDTKIFQFRGGLKIYFGL; this is encoded by the coding sequence ATGAAAAAGATAAGTTTTTTGTTCGCCTTCTTTATGGTCTTACATGTGAATTCTCTTGAAGCACAAATAGCAGGTAAAAGATGGTTCGCCGAGATCTCCGCAGGGGGCGGTAAAATTTACGGTCCTGTATTAATGGAAAAATTTGACTTGAGAAATACACTCTCCCTGGAATTAGGGTATATGCTGACTGACAACATCGGCCTTATTCCCGTTGCTGTTTCATTTGACAGGTTCAGCGGATTTGAAGGTTTTTTTGGAGATAGCATCCGCTCCAGCGTAGTTGAATTTAGAAGAAGGGAAAGTAAGATTAGCCCTTACAGTCAGATTAGCTGGCCTCCTCTTTCTCCACCTGAATCTATAACCGCCACCCGGATCAGGATGAAAAGTTTTTCATACAGCCCCGGTCTGTTATTTGTGATCCCGGCTTCAGCGGAGTTAAGAGGATATGCCAGGCTTGGCGTTATCTACAACAGCAGCAGACTTTATATTGAGAATACAATTACCGGCAATGATAATTTCGGATTAAAAGGCCCCCATAAACAGTCCTCTAAAAATCCGGGTTATTATTTGGGAGGGGGTATTGAATACGTTCTTTGGCGGAGATATGCACTAAATGGATCTGGCTCATATACTCACATATTCACCGGGCGAAAGGGCGGGAACCCTGAAATCGATTCCCTGGACGATTTGGAGTTTTATTTTGCCGGGACCAGGAATGAAGGATTGAAACTGACCTCTTATCCGGGATCCAGGGACACGAAAATATTTCAGTTCAGGGGTGGCTTAAAAATCTATTTCGGGCTTTAG